A window of Deltaproteobacteria bacterium contains these coding sequences:
- a CDS encoding alpha-ketoacid dehydrogenase subunit beta codes for MPILSYGESIRSALASEMRLDERVYVFGEDMAGYGGVFGVTQKLLEEFGNTRVRNTPLSEAAIMGEAIGAALAGLRPVPEIQFSDFMTTAFSQIIDAAASYHYRFNTSLPLTLRAPHGGGMRIGNFHSKCPEAYYFHTPGLKIVCPSTPYEAKGLLIAAIRDPDPVIYFEEKKLYWEIKGEVPEEAYELPLGKADLKREGKDITLVTYGSMVHLALKAAQVLEKEKIELEVLDLRSLTPLDEAALFQSFKKTNRVIVLHEAVQRGGIGGELVSLIVEKCFDDLAAPPLRIASKFCPVPVAPTLEDAYLPSLQDILEGARGLMRY; via the coding sequence ATGCCTATTCTTAGCTACGGAGAATCCATTCGATCTGCCCTTGCGAGCGAAATGCGACTCGATGAGCGCGTGTATGTGTTTGGCGAAGACATGGCCGGTTATGGAGGTGTGTTTGGAGTCACCCAAAAACTACTGGAAGAATTTGGCAATACGCGCGTGCGCAATACGCCTTTGTCCGAGGCAGCCATCATGGGAGAGGCGATAGGGGCGGCTTTGGCGGGGCTCCGACCCGTGCCGGAAATTCAATTTTCAGATTTTATGACCACGGCCTTTAGTCAGATAATCGATGCAGCAGCCAGCTATCATTACCGATTCAACACCTCGCTTCCCTTGACGCTACGGGCACCGCATGGTGGAGGCATGCGTATTGGAAATTTTCATTCCAAATGTCCGGAGGCCTATTATTTTCATACACCCGGGTTAAAAATCGTCTGCCCTTCCACCCCTTATGAGGCCAAAGGCTTGCTGATTGCGGCGATTCGTGATCCCGACCCGGTGATTTATTTTGAAGAGAAAAAACTCTATTGGGAAATCAAGGGCGAAGTGCCCGAAGAGGCCTACGAGCTCCCTTTGGGCAAGGCCGACCTCAAACGAGAAGGAAAAGATATCACCCTCGTCACCTACGGAAGCATGGTGCATCTGGCTTTGAAGGCCGCCCAAGTATTGGAGAAAGAAAAGATTGAACTCGAAGTGCTGGATCTGCGCAGTCTGACTCCGCTGGATGAAGCAGCGCTGTTTCAATCCTTCAAAAAAACGAATCGGGTCATCGTGCTGCACGAGGCCGTTCAGCGGGGTGGCATTGGCGGAGAACTGGTGAGCCTTATCGTCGAAAAATGCTTTGATGATCTGGCTGCGCCCCCTTTGAGAATTGCGTCAAAGTTTTGTCCCGTGCCCGTGGCGCCTACTTTGGAGGATGCCTATCTCCCTAGCCTTCAGGATATTCTGGAGGGGGCGAGAGGGTTAATGAGATATTAA
- a CDS encoding sigma 54-interacting transcriptional regulator encodes MPELIFSKGGQSLLRFPLDSTSTRIGRSGDCEITLTEDQISREQIAIYFVEGIYLLKNIGKAPLYYDSKPIQSKPLKPSDRFHLFDWEILFSTENTEENFDETYVSVAGEGTQVMELAQANGKCISSFFEFLIQEPGKNSRTFRLSQEVTTVGKKRSCDLLLEDSFCSEVHAKIILRQGKIRVLDLGSTNGTFINGVKIKEAELEDDARLKLGQTELSLNQVLKEEKIRPLEVSSFGPMVGKSNAMRELYAMIQRVAATEATACVLGETGVGKELVARAVHDLSGRRLKPFVALNCGAISRELIESELFGHEKGSFTGAQQQHHGVFEQANGGTLFLDEMGELPLHLQPSLLRVLETGKIRRVGGTQEIPVNVRIVCATHRDLTQAVREGRFREDLFFRLYVFPLLIPALRERREDISLIAAHFVKQMSPPGKSLQLAASANSFLEIQNWPGNVRELKNVIQRAVVLCAGDLIQAEDLKSFGFASATSSSNPVPSSASLQEMEKQAILRELKSNGNNRTAAARALGIAKSTLYEKLRLYEIS; translated from the coding sequence ATGCCCGAACTTATTTTTTCTAAAGGTGGACAATCCCTTTTACGCTTTCCTTTAGACTCGACAAGCACTCGGATAGGACGAAGCGGCGACTGCGAAATTACACTGACAGAAGACCAAATCTCTCGTGAACAAATCGCCATTTATTTTGTGGAAGGCATTTATCTTTTGAAGAATATTGGCAAAGCCCCTCTTTATTACGATTCCAAACCCATACAATCTAAGCCTCTCAAGCCCAGCGACCGCTTTCATTTATTCGATTGGGAGATTTTATTTTCAACTGAAAATACCGAAGAAAATTTCGATGAGACCTATGTGTCGGTGGCGGGAGAGGGCACTCAGGTGATGGAACTCGCACAGGCCAATGGCAAATGCATTTCCTCTTTCTTTGAATTTTTGATTCAAGAACCTGGAAAAAATTCCAGAACTTTCCGTTTGAGTCAAGAGGTTACCACAGTCGGTAAAAAACGTTCTTGCGATTTGCTGCTCGAAGATTCTTTTTGCTCGGAAGTGCACGCAAAAATTATTCTGCGTCAGGGAAAGATCCGTGTTTTGGATTTGGGTTCAACGAATGGAACTTTTATCAACGGTGTGAAAATAAAAGAAGCAGAACTCGAAGACGATGCACGCTTGAAGCTAGGCCAAACGGAGCTTTCGCTCAATCAAGTGCTCAAAGAAGAAAAAATCAGGCCTTTGGAAGTTTCGTCTTTTGGTCCCATGGTTGGGAAATCCAACGCCATGCGAGAGCTTTACGCCATGATTCAGCGCGTGGCGGCCACCGAGGCTACGGCCTGTGTACTGGGAGAAACCGGGGTTGGAAAGGAGTTGGTAGCAAGGGCCGTTCACGATTTGTCGGGGCGTCGCCTGAAACCTTTTGTCGCCCTCAACTGTGGCGCTATTTCCCGCGAGCTGATTGAAAGTGAGCTTTTTGGACATGAAAAGGGCTCCTTTACTGGGGCGCAACAACAACACCACGGCGTTTTCGAACAGGCCAATGGCGGCACTTTATTTTTGGATGAAATGGGTGAACTCCCTCTCCATTTACAACCTTCCCTGCTTCGAGTGTTAGAAACGGGCAAGATCCGCCGCGTGGGCGGAACCCAGGAAATTCCGGTGAATGTTCGCATCGTCTGCGCCACCCATCGAGATTTGACTCAAGCGGTGAGGGAAGGAAGATTTAGGGAAGATTTATTTTTTCGTTTGTATGTTTTTCCTTTGCTGATTCCTGCTCTACGCGAACGACGCGAAGACATTTCTCTCATTGCCGCCCACTTTGTCAAACAGATGTCTCCTCCTGGAAAATCCCTACAACTCGCTGCCTCAGCGAATTCGTTTTTAGAAATCCAAAATTGGCCAGGGAATGTACGAGAACTTAAAAATGTAATCCAACGCGCTGTGGTTTTATGTGCGGGAGATCTGATTCAGGCAGAAGACCTCAAATCTTTTGGCTTCGCCTCGGCTACTTCTTCCTCGAATCCTGTTCCCAGCTCTGCCAGTCTGCAGGAAATGGAGAAACAAGCCATACTTCGAGAGCTAAAAAGCAATGGCAATAATAGAACGGCAGCTGCTCGAGCCTTGGGAATAGCGAAGTCTACTCTGTATGAAAAGTTGAGATTGTATGAGATTTCTTGA
- a CDS encoding Rieske (2Fe-2S) protein, with protein MQDKKQNKDAQFNALEGHAGFGVDYIPKSKRSPVVDGKIFAGKVSDYEKDRAKTFHLDRFTVAVFRTGDEFYAIKDACPHADYPLSLGKLVSPYVVMCFSHNWRFDIRDGRCVKIGRCGHVGRALRVRNFPLEVIQDEIWVTVENLPPQEEVAEPEG; from the coding sequence ATGCAGGATAAAAAGCAGAACAAAGATGCCCAATTCAATGCCCTGGAGGGGCATGCCGGATTTGGGGTGGACTATATTCCAAAATCTAAACGTAGCCCTGTCGTGGACGGAAAAATTTTTGCGGGCAAGGTTTCCGATTATGAAAAAGACAGGGCCAAAACTTTTCATCTCGACCGATTTACGGTCGCGGTGTTCCGCACGGGAGATGAATTTTACGCGATTAAAGATGCCTGTCCCCATGCAGACTATCCCCTGTCTCTCGGTAAGCTGGTATCTCCCTATGTCGTGATGTGTTTTTCACACAACTGGCGCTTTGATATTCGGGATGGTCGTTGCGTCAAAATCGGTAGATGTGGGCATGTAGGCAGGGCCTTAAGAGTGAGAAATTTTCCTTTGGAAGTCATCCAGGATGAAATTTGGGTAACGGTGGAGAATCTTCCGCCTCAGGAGGAGGTGGCGGAACCGGAGGGGTAG
- a CDS encoding serine hydrolase yields MPPSKKIDHAFEEALNASIFPGAAVAVGTAKKLWMKEVYGLAETLPLKRKLFQKTYFDLASLTKPLSTAFICMRLVDEGKLNLEDPVSKFFSRWKKEPYNVITLKHLLQHTSGLAAYRPYYEDLIPGLLAGKEDLEEIQKSLTAKILVEKLEYNTGELRVYSDLGFMLLGFILEKVTSKTLDKLFAELIAKSLKLNHTFFIRHFSKGKKLPRTDFASTRKCRLRRKVLAGEVDDEHAWVLGGVAGHAGLFSNLEDLIKMADEILKIENGKSNFISPRTWKQFTQSKPALGWDKPELEGSQAGKHFSKQSIGHLGFTGTSIWVDLAKQFYVILLTNRVHPEGKNEAIKEFRPKIHDLLAEGFKLDK; encoded by the coding sequence ATGCCGCCTAGCAAAAAAATTGATCACGCCTTTGAAGAAGCCTTAAACGCCAGCATCTTCCCAGGTGCCGCGGTAGCAGTGGGCACTGCGAAGAAACTATGGATGAAAGAAGTGTATGGTCTTGCGGAAACACTGCCTCTCAAAAGAAAACTTTTTCAAAAAACTTATTTTGATTTGGCCTCACTCACCAAACCCCTTTCCACGGCCTTTATCTGTATGAGGCTAGTGGACGAAGGGAAATTAAACCTGGAAGATCCCGTCTCCAAATTTTTTTCACGCTGGAAAAAAGAGCCTTACAATGTCATCACTCTCAAACATTTACTGCAACACACTTCGGGCCTAGCCGCCTACAGACCCTACTACGAAGACCTTATTCCGGGTCTTTTAGCCGGAAAAGAAGACCTGGAAGAAATTCAAAAAAGTCTGACCGCAAAAATTCTGGTGGAAAAACTGGAATACAATACGGGTGAGCTGCGGGTATATAGCGACCTGGGTTTCATGTTGCTGGGTTTCATTTTAGAAAAAGTTACCTCTAAAACCTTGGACAAACTTTTTGCCGAACTGATCGCCAAGTCCTTAAAGCTAAACCATACTTTTTTTATCCGGCATTTCTCAAAAGGAAAAAAACTTCCTCGCACGGATTTTGCCAGTACCCGCAAATGCCGATTACGACGCAAGGTGCTGGCAGGCGAAGTAGACGATGAACACGCCTGGGTTTTGGGAGGGGTAGCAGGTCATGCCGGATTATTTTCCAATCTGGAAGATCTCATTAAAATGGCCGATGAAATTTTGAAAATTGAAAATGGTAAAAGCAATTTTATCAGCCCCAGGACCTGGAAGCAGTTTACCCAAAGCAAACCTGCCTTGGGCTGGGATAAACCCGAACTCGAGGGTTCCCAAGCCGGCAAACATTTCTCCAAGCAAAGTATCGGGCACCTAGGATTTACTGGCACTTCAATCTGGGTTGATTTGGCTAAACAATTCTACGTTATTCTGCTGACCAATCGTGTACATCCCGAAGGAAAAAACGAGGCGATTAAAGAATTTCGCCCCAAGATTCATGATTTGCTGGCCGAGGGCTTTAAGTTGGACAAATGA
- a CDS encoding thiamine pyrophosphate-dependent dehydrogenase E1 component subunit alpha: MRHQPSLLLGIYQALKRTRVLEDQIYYLYHHQNPEKPLIIGKGYLSTGQEAISVASAFALQPQDWAAPSHRDMGLHLARGITFKEIFAQYFCRTTGLTRGRDSNVHFGSAERKIVGFISHMGAALPIANGLAWAAKYKKEDYAVVTMFGDGASSQGCVHEAMNYAAVFKLPVVFVCNFNRWAISTPVKDQMAIENLATRAAGYGFEGITIDGNEVLQVYETVKAALDKARSGGGPTLVECKTFRMGGHGTHDPSPYIPQQEKDYWKMRDPVLLLRKFLEEKQLWDEEKEQVLIAGIDQELHEAIRWAAEQPVPEARSVLEGVFT, translated from the coding sequence ATGAGACATCAGCCCTCCCTCTTGCTTGGAATTTATCAAGCCCTCAAAAGAACAAGGGTGCTTGAAGATCAAATCTATTATCTCTACCATCATCAAAATCCAGAAAAGCCTCTCATTATCGGTAAAGGCTATTTGTCTACGGGACAAGAAGCCATTTCGGTAGCTTCCGCTTTTGCCCTACAGCCTCAGGATTGGGCCGCTCCTTCCCATCGGGATATGGGTTTGCATTTGGCTCGAGGCATCACCTTCAAAGAAATCTTTGCCCAATATTTTTGTCGGACCACGGGCTTAACTCGAGGGCGGGACAGTAATGTCCATTTTGGTTCTGCGGAACGAAAGATTGTGGGTTTTATCAGTCACATGGGGGCCGCTTTGCCCATTGCGAATGGTTTGGCTTGGGCTGCCAAGTACAAAAAAGAAGATTATGCCGTCGTGACAATGTTTGGTGATGGGGCCTCCAGTCAGGGCTGTGTACATGAAGCCATGAATTATGCTGCGGTGTTCAAACTTCCCGTCGTCTTTGTCTGTAATTTTAATCGTTGGGCGATTTCCACTCCGGTGAAAGATCAAATGGCCATTGAAAATCTTGCTACGCGTGCGGCGGGTTATGGTTTTGAAGGTATTACGATCGATGGCAATGAGGTGCTCCAAGTTTACGAAACGGTCAAAGCCGCTTTAGACAAGGCCCGTAGCGGAGGGGGGCCCACATTGGTGGAATGCAAGACTTTTCGAATGGGGGGACATGGTACGCATGACCCTTCGCCGTATATTCCTCAACAAGAGAAAGATTATTGGAAGATGCGAGATCCCGTTTTGCTCCTAAGAAAGTTTTTGGAAGAAAAGCAGCTTTGGGATGAAGAAAAAGAACAGGTCTTAATCGCAGGCATCGATCAGGAATTGCATGAAGCCATTCGCTGGGCGGCTGAGCAGCCGGTGCCAGAGGCTAGGTCGGTGTTGGAGGGAGTGTTTACTTAA
- the grxD gene encoding Grx4 family monothiol glutaredoxin yields MSDIQTQIQNVIQNNKVVVFMKGTPESPMCGFSAQSIRALREAGAQKIEGINVMADPNIRQGIKEFTNWPTLPQVFINGEFIGGCDIVTEMLERGELKKKLGT; encoded by the coding sequence ATGTCCGATATCCAAACCCAAATCCAAAACGTGATCCAAAATAACAAAGTAGTGGTCTTCATGAAGGGCACACCCGAGTCCCCAATGTGCGGCTTTTCAGCCCAATCGATAAGGGCCTTGCGGGAAGCTGGGGCCCAGAAAATTGAGGGAATTAACGTCATGGCCGATCCGAATATCCGGCAAGGCATCAAAGAGTTCACCAATTGGCCCACCCTTCCTCAAGTTTTCATCAATGGAGAATTCATAGGTGGTTGCGACATCGTGACCGAGATGTTGGAACGTGGGGAGCTCAAAAAAAAATTGGGTACTTAA
- a CDS encoding aspartate ammonia-lyase has protein sequence MNHRQEKDSLGSKKIPSQAYYGVQTARALENFPISGWTAHPGFLEATILVKKAAALVNAQLGLIPPKLSKTIARVCDEILKGKWRDQFVVDVFQAGAGTSHNMNVNEVIANRANEILGTARGTYSPIHPNDHVNRCQSTNDMIPTAIRLAALQELQKFLPTLTQLIQIFKKKSKQLNSVIKSGRTHLQDATPIRLGQEFSGYTQCLENHLQRIQATKKDLLKIGLGGTAVGTGMNTHPQYRKKIAQKLSQLSGEKLVPASNFFEAMQSLAPFTHLSGTLRNLTLDLIRIANDLRLLASGPRTGLAEIQLPAVQPGSSIMPGKVNPSIAEMLNMTCFFVLGLDESIKLASQAGQLELNVMMPLVAYSLPWSVTLLTNALKIFGERCVEGIQADNERCLFYAENSTSIATALAPKLGYAKTAELIKEAIRSKKNVRAILIEQHILSPEEIEELFHLLPLTEVTGSV, from the coding sequence ATGAACCATCGCCAAGAAAAAGATTCCTTAGGATCCAAGAAAATTCCCTCCCAGGCCTATTACGGTGTGCAGACAGCACGCGCCTTGGAGAATTTTCCCATCAGTGGATGGACGGCTCATCCCGGTTTTTTGGAAGCCACAATCCTTGTTAAAAAAGCCGCGGCCTTGGTCAATGCCCAGCTGGGGCTCATTCCCCCCAAACTTTCCAAAACTATTGCAAGAGTCTGTGACGAAATTCTGAAAGGTAAATGGCGGGATCAATTTGTCGTGGATGTGTTTCAAGCCGGTGCGGGCACTAGCCATAACATGAATGTGAATGAGGTGATTGCCAATCGCGCCAATGAAATTTTGGGAACTGCTCGAGGCACTTATTCGCCGATACACCCCAACGACCATGTGAATCGCTGCCAATCTACCAATGACATGATTCCCACGGCGATTCGTTTGGCTGCTCTTCAAGAATTGCAAAAGTTTTTACCCACCCTCACCCAATTGATTCAAATTTTTAAAAAGAAATCCAAGCAGCTAAATTCGGTGATCAAATCGGGACGCACCCACTTGCAAGATGCCACGCCCATCCGCTTGGGCCAGGAATTTTCAGGTTATACCCAATGTCTGGAAAATCATCTTCAGAGAATTCAGGCCACAAAAAAAGACCTTCTAAAAATTGGCCTGGGAGGCACAGCGGTTGGAACTGGAATGAATACCCATCCCCAATATCGAAAAAAAATTGCGCAAAAATTGAGTCAATTGAGCGGAGAGAAATTGGTTCCTGCCTCCAATTTTTTCGAAGCCATGCAAAGCCTGGCGCCTTTTACTCATCTCTCGGGCACTTTAAGAAATTTAACTTTGGATCTGATTCGCATTGCCAATGATTTACGCCTGCTCGCCAGCGGCCCCCGTACCGGATTGGCGGAGATTCAACTCCCTGCCGTACAACCCGGATCCTCGATTATGCCTGGAAAAGTGAATCCCAGCATCGCAGAGATGCTCAACATGACCTGTTTTTTTGTTCTGGGGCTGGATGAATCGATCAAACTCGCTTCACAGGCTGGTCAGCTGGAACTGAATGTCATGATGCCGCTCGTGGCTTATTCTCTACCTTGGTCTGTGACCCTGCTCACCAATGCCCTCAAAATTTTTGGAGAACGTTGCGTTGAGGGAATTCAAGCGGACAACGAACGCTGTCTATTTTATGCCGAGAACAGCACTTCCATCGCCACTGCCCTTGCCCCGAAACTCGGCTATGCAAAAACTGCGGAGCTGATTAAAGAAGCCATTCGCAGTAAAAAAAATGTGCGAGCCATTTTAATCGAGCAGCATATTTTAAGCCCTGAAGAAATAGAAGAGCTGTTTCATTTATTGCCGCTGACCGAAGTAACGGGTTCTGTATGA
- a CDS encoding ribulose 1,5-bisphosphate carboxylase: MLSEEDIPHFFADPQKIKLDEYVTFTYLFETEINPKLAAAQLCSEQSTAQWARPGVQEDYRPEFAAKVIDLTPLPQGERGRIFEVVVAHPHKNFEAKIPNILSAAAGEGPFYCPGITYIKWIDFDAPASFLNQFEGPQFGVKALRDLLKVYERPFFIGVVKPNIGLAPQDFADIAYEAWMGGLDIAKDDEMLADVAWSPLQERTRACAKLCKQAEKETGHPKIYLASITDEVDQMLRLHDVAVREGAGMVMINTIWMGPSALRMLRRYSKVPLVSHFTGMAALSRMPNFGISSLVYTKLQRLAGADIIVLAGFGPRMHTSEQEVIANTQACLKPWGKLKAALPVPGGSDWAGTLPSIYQKLGHMDFGLIPGRGVFSHPAGPRAGAQSLHQAWEAIIEKKSLEEKAKENGCRALDEALKEWPSPAIFKKSHTISTFHTE, encoded by the coding sequence ATGCTCTCCGAAGAAGACATCCCCCATTTTTTTGCAGATCCCCAAAAAATCAAACTCGATGAGTATGTAACTTTCACTTATCTATTTGAAACAGAGATCAATCCAAAACTTGCCGCAGCTCAGCTTTGCAGTGAACAGTCTACCGCGCAATGGGCCAGGCCTGGGGTACAAGAGGATTATCGGCCGGAGTTTGCGGCGAAGGTGATTGATTTGACCCCTCTCCCACAAGGGGAGAGGGGACGTATTTTTGAAGTGGTGGTGGCTCATCCGCATAAAAACTTTGAGGCGAAAATTCCCAATATTCTTTCGGCTGCAGCGGGGGAAGGTCCTTTCTACTGTCCCGGGATTACTTACATCAAATGGATTGATTTTGATGCACCCGCTTCCTTCCTGAATCAATTCGAGGGCCCTCAATTTGGGGTAAAAGCGCTGCGTGATTTGCTCAAGGTGTACGAGAGGCCATTTTTTATCGGTGTCGTGAAACCCAATATAGGCCTGGCTCCCCAAGATTTTGCGGATATTGCCTACGAAGCCTGGATGGGCGGTTTGGATATCGCGAAAGACGACGAGATGTTGGCGGATGTGGCCTGGTCGCCGTTGCAGGAAAGAACCCGCGCTTGTGCCAAGCTTTGCAAACAGGCAGAAAAGGAAACAGGTCATCCCAAAATATATCTCGCTTCCATCACCGATGAAGTCGATCAAATGCTGCGCCTGCATGATGTGGCCGTCCGCGAAGGGGCGGGGATGGTGATGATCAACACCATCTGGATGGGGCCTTCGGCACTGCGCATGTTGCGACGTTATTCAAAAGTTCCACTCGTGTCTCATTTTACGGGAATGGCAGCCTTGTCACGAATGCCCAATTTTGGAATTTCCTCCCTCGTTTATACCAAGCTGCAACGCCTTGCCGGGGCGGATATTATTGTGCTTGCCGGTTTTGGACCGCGCATGCACACGTCCGAGCAGGAGGTGATTGCAAATACTCAAGCCTGCTTAAAACCCTGGGGTAAATTAAAGGCAGCACTTCCTGTGCCCGGCGGGAGTGATTGGGCGGGCACCCTCCCTTCCATTTATCAAAAATTAGGGCACATGGATTTTGGTCTCATTCCAGGTCGCGGAGTTTTTTCTCATCCTGCTGGCCCCCGCGCCGGCGCGCAAAGTCTACATCAGGCCTGGGAAGCAATCATAGAAAAAAAATCTTTAGAAGAGAAGGCTAAAGAAAACGGCTGTAGGGCTTTGGATGAGGCTTTGAAAGAATGGCCTTCTCCTGCCATTTTCAAGAAATCTCATACAATCTCAACTTTTCATACAGAGTAG
- a CDS encoding LD-carboxypeptidase, which translates to MALKPLALKKGDLIAVAATASPFDVPEFEKGLVTLKELGFRVTYRKDIFEKRAFLAGTDERRAEELNQHLADPEVRAILFARGGWGTSRILPLLKKDLFEKKPKIVLGYSDLTSLLLYLQKLGWTVFHGPVVAKGLGENFSDRGKNSLLRAFLQKVALGPISNEGQHFILPGKSRGILIGGCLSLLISSLKTPWELDCENKILFIEDINEAPYKIDRMLTHLSLAGKFEGLKGVISGPFHSKASEEEVYVSILREHFGKLKIPVVYNFPSGHLNNMLTIPFGVELELDSNESRIEFLEGALHAA; encoded by the coding sequence ATGGCTCTTAAACCCTTAGCTCTGAAAAAAGGCGATTTGATCGCAGTAGCCGCAACGGCCTCGCCTTTTGACGTGCCGGAATTTGAAAAAGGGCTGGTGACTCTAAAAGAGTTGGGTTTTCGAGTTACTTATCGCAAAGACATCTTTGAAAAAAGAGCTTTTCTTGCCGGCACTGATGAACGACGGGCAGAGGAGTTGAATCAACATCTTGCCGACCCAGAGGTAAGGGCGATTTTGTTTGCCCGGGGAGGATGGGGTACAAGCCGTATACTTCCCTTGTTAAAAAAAGATTTGTTTGAAAAAAAACCAAAGATTGTTTTAGGATACTCGGATCTCACCTCCTTATTACTCTATTTGCAAAAGCTCGGCTGGACGGTGTTTCACGGTCCAGTGGTAGCAAAAGGCCTGGGAGAGAATTTTTCAGATCGAGGGAAAAATTCTCTCCTGAGGGCCTTTCTTCAAAAAGTTGCCTTGGGCCCCATTTCCAACGAGGGACAGCATTTTATCCTCCCCGGAAAATCAAGAGGAATCCTGATTGGAGGCTGCCTGTCTTTACTTATTTCCAGCCTAAAAACTCCCTGGGAACTCGATTGTGAAAACAAAATTTTGTTTATAGAAGACATAAATGAAGCTCCTTACAAAATCGATCGCATGCTGACTCACCTGAGCTTGGCAGGCAAATTTGAGGGACTAAAAGGAGTGATCTCTGGCCCCTTTCATTCTAAGGCCTCCGAAGAAGAGGTCTATGTATCCATCTTAAGAGAACACTTTGGTAAATTAAAAATTCCAGTGGTCTATAATTTCCCATCCGGGCATCTGAACAACATGCTGACCATCCCTTTTGGTGTTGAGCTAGAATTGGATTCAAACGAAAGCCGCATTGAATTTTTAGAAGGAGCTCTCCATGCCGCCTAG
- a CDS encoding 2-oxo acid dehydrogenase subunit E2 — MQLYLTLPKPGETIREGLIIQWLKKEGEFVNEKEPLVELETEKAVFTFESPFRGALKKILVSANENTPVGTKIALFEVNAEDGAKYEMLGVGIVRGEGREEGRGEREEGERKRPEESRAEKGEEVPLSLGRGQGEGGLHSELLSPYLRKLIQENHLSEEEVSKIPHSGFEGRLSKEDVLKYLSPKPPHSSLFTLHVLSPIRQRIAKHLTESIHEIPQAATSVEVDLTAIMEFRKLKSEEFKKNQGFSLSPFLFFAWAVKDLLQKLPRWNSHLIQENASLKIKQFHRINLSFAASTPQGLMTPVLQNAQNLSFLQLAQGIKALEEKARLGQLSVDELSGGTFLMNNPGALGGNRSHQLLPKPLVGIVALNKIQKRPWVLDEGIHIREISTLDLSFDHRVFDGAEAIQLIEALKGYLENFPFDLVESY, encoded by the coding sequence ATGCAACTCTACCTCACCCTACCCAAACCTGGTGAAACCATCCGCGAAGGGCTTATTATTCAGTGGCTCAAAAAAGAGGGCGAATTTGTGAATGAGAAAGAGCCTTTGGTGGAACTGGAAACCGAAAAGGCGGTGTTTACCTTTGAATCTCCTTTTCGGGGGGCGCTCAAAAAAATTCTGGTTTCCGCTAATGAAAACACTCCCGTGGGAACCAAGATTGCCTTGTTTGAGGTGAATGCCGAAGATGGAGCGAAGTATGAGATGTTGGGAGTGGGGATTGTGAGGGGGGAGGGGAGGGAAGAGGGAAGAGGGGAGAGGGAAGAAGGGGAAAGGAAGAGGCCCGAGGAAAGTAGGGCCGAGAAGGGAGAAGAAGTTCCCCTCTCCTTGGGGAGAGGGCAGGGTGAGGGGGGCCTGCATTCGGAGTTGTTATCCCCCTACCTCCGAAAACTCATTCAAGAAAATCATCTGAGTGAAGAAGAAGTTTCCAAAATTCCTCACAGCGGTTTTGAAGGAAGATTGAGTAAAGAAGATGTGTTGAAATATTTATCCCCCAAACCGCCTCACTCTTCACTCTTCACACTTCACGTCCTCAGCCCCATCCGCCAACGCATTGCAAAACACCTTACCGAATCCATCCACGAAATTCCGCAGGCCGCTACCTCGGTGGAGGTCGATTTGACTGCAATCATGGAATTTCGAAAACTCAAGTCCGAAGAGTTTAAAAAAAACCAAGGTTTTAGTCTAAGCCCCTTTTTATTCTTTGCCTGGGCGGTGAAGGACTTACTTCAAAAACTTCCCCGCTGGAATAGCCACTTGATTCAAGAAAATGCCTCACTAAAAATCAAACAATTTCACCGTATTAATCTAAGTTTTGCCGCTTCCACCCCTCAAGGTTTGATGACACCGGTATTACAGAACGCACAGAATTTAAGCTTCCTTCAGCTGGCTCAAGGCATCAAGGCCTTGGAAGAAAAAGCGAGATTAGGTCAATTGAGCGTTGATGAGCTTTCGGGTGGAACTTTTCTCATGAATAATCCCGGTGCCTTGGGAGGAAACCGATCCCATCAACTTTTACCCAAACCTCTGGTAGGAATTGTGGCGCTGAATAAAATCCAAAAAAGGCCTTGGGTACTGGACGAAGGAATTCATATCCGCGAAATCAGCACCTTAGACCTAAGCTTCGATCATCGGGTTTTTGATGGGGCAGAGGCCATTCAATTGATTGAGGCTTTGAAAGGGTATTTGGAAAATTTTCCATTCGATCTGGTGGAAAGTTATTAA
- a CDS encoding BolA family transcriptional regulator produces the protein MPMDLQELQKKIEMALPGSQVQVVDLVGDGDHLQATVISELFVGKSLLQQHQLVNGALQDVFKDQLHALALKTFTPDQWNKK, from the coding sequence ATGCCCATGGATCTTCAGGAGCTACAAAAGAAAATAGAAATGGCCTTGCCTGGCTCCCAAGTTCAAGTGGTGGATTTAGTGGGAGATGGCGATCATCTACAAGCCACGGTTATTTCCGAACTGTTTGTCGGTAAAAGCTTACTGCAGCAACATCAGCTCGTAAATGGCGCTCTTCAGGACGTGTTTAAAGATCAGCTCCATGCCTTAGCTTTAAAAACCTTTACCCCAGACCAGTGGAATAAAAAATAA